catccatccatccattcatccatccacacacccatccatccatctacccactcacctcaactatccattcatccattcacccattcacccatccatctacccacccacacacccacatcacccacccatccatccatccatccatccgtccatccatccatccatccacccacccacccatccacctcacccatccatctatccactcatccatccatccatccatccatccatccatctctcatTACTAGACACACACCATGTGCTACACACAGGGTATGGGGAAACACAGTGAAACAAAGACTAAGTTCCTGGCCTCAGTGAGCTGACATCTACAAGGCGAGACAGATATACCTAGGTAATAAAAAGAGCtgctaagtaaaagaaagaaagcagggctAGGGGATGAACAGGGAAGATTGTTAAGATGGTCAAGACAGGGCTCTGTGAGGAAGTGGCATTGCAGCAGAGACTGGATGAAGTGAGAAAATGAGGCCCAGGAGGGTCTGGGGAAAGGGCTTCTGGACAGAGGCAGCAGCAAGTGCACAGGCATGGAGGAGGCACATGAGCCAGAGGCTGTGGCtccagcagcaagagagaagggagATGATAGGACATGTGGGTGGAGAGAGGGAAATGGCCCACTGGGTCCACTTCAGAACCCTCTGGGGGGTTGTGAGCATGGGAGGGGCCTGAcagcatttgcattttaaacataCTGGACATTGTTGAGAAAAGTCAGTAGGGGATGACAGTGGAAGCCAGAAAGCTAACAATCTAGGCTAGGTAACATATAACAGTGGCTTAACTTAGAGTGGTGGCAAACAGATGTGAGGAGAAGAGGCTATATTCAAGGACATATTTTGGAGGTGTAGCTAACAGTgttaaaagagagaaattaaagatggCCCCTAGGTTTTGACTGAACAACTGGGCATATGTGGTTGCCACTTATTGAGATAGGGAAGACTGGGGGATGGGTGAGTTTTGGGGAAAAGTCAAAAATGTGTTGAGGAGATCTAAGTGGACATGTTGAGTAGGCGGCAGGAGACACATGCTAGGGCTGGGAAGAGTGATACTGTTTCTATATCACATCACACTGCCTGCCTCAATCTTCCAGGGATGCCTCATCACCTTCAAGACTAAATCTGAGCTCCAAGCTCCACAAGCTGTGCTTCTGCAGCCTCATCACCAGCCTCAGAGCACACCAAAACCTCGTCCAGTGCAGATGCATTTGCATCTCTTgctccatctctttctttctctctctctatctctgtctgtctctcttttgtGCATACATCACCCATTGCTCAGATTATTTTTCCCCATCTGACCTGGCTATTTTGTCCTTTGAAAACCAGTTACTCTGATAAGCTTCCTGCCCTACCAGTCATTTACCAGTCCTCCCATACAGCTGTTTAGATGACCTCTTCTCAAGTTCCACAACACTCTACACATATCTCTATGACTCTGGCACCAGGGTACCCAGGGTATTCCACTAATAAGTGAGTAAACTTGGACAAGGTGCCTAAACTCTccaagccttggtttcctcatctggaaaatgaggctAATATTACtacctacttcacagggttgttatggggattaaatgaggCAATATGAGGCTTAGTGTTTACAACGTTGCTGGCATTGATGAAGAACATACAAGTAATTAAGTATCATTATAATAATATGTATCATACTCTTGTGTAATTATTTTCACTGGAAAATATGAGCCCTTGAGTAAAATCACTGAGCCTTTCATCTGTGCTTCTGGCACACATTAAACCTCATTAATTGTTTCTGAcatgaatgagttaatgaatgaaACACAGCACTGGGTCACACTAGTACCATGAAATGAATCAGCAGGTTATTCAGTGGGCtttctgtatttaaaatgtattctttcttGGTGGACAGGATTTGTCTGATCCACTACCCATTAAATCAAGAAGTCCTGGGTTGTTCTACATTCTACTTTGATTACCGTTCAGGGAAAGTCATATCAATACCTTTGGATCAGGAAGACATGGCCCAAAGGCCTCCAGTAGAAGAGTGTCTTCTCTCACAGCCAGTTCATAGTCTGCAAAAGACAGCTTCCCATCATGGTCATGATCCTAGGGGAATGAGAAACATGTTAGGCAACATGTAAAATGATTACTGCAAATACATGCTCTTTTCATAGTCaagtgttaatttaaaaaaatgtgctaggctggggatggtggctcaggcctgtaatcatagcactttgggaggctaaggcggggtGATtccttgaggccaaaagtttgagaccatcctgggcaacatagtgagacctcatctctattaaaaaaaaaaattagctgggcatggtggtgtgcgcctgtagtcccagatacttgggaggctgaggcaggagacttgcttgagcccaagagtttgatgatgcagtgagctgtgatcatgctactgcactctagtctgggagacagagcgagaccctgtctcaaaaaaaaaataaaaagtgctagAAAAATAAGAGGTTAGGTGGTGAAACTGAAAAGAACTATTAATATGTTGAGGAGCAtaatttatgtgttttatttaagCAAGCAGGGAACTGAAAATTATAGTAATTTGAATTCTTATTTCTAGCCCATATCTGGCccacaaattttaataaaaaacttgACATTACCCATATTTACCATTTTCTTCAGTGTTATTTCAACCAAATCTTTAATTCCTTCATCAGGGTCTTCCTCAGATGGCTGTTTGAGAAGGCTGTTCTTCAACATGTGAAACATTTCCTCCTTTGAAATGAATCCGTCACCATTCAAATCAAACACTTCAAAGcaatctttttaagaaaataacaaatcatGAATTTGATGCTATCAGTAAGGTAATATTTTATCTGATAAACTTTTCAGGGCCAAGTTCTATCTTGATGCTGTACCCACAGGTCTTAGTGCAGCCTGATTTGCATTGTAAGTGTCAATGTATACTAGGATATATACAATAATCCTTAGAAAATATTTCCTGATTCTCGATTATGAAAAAGCAGTAACTTGAATATCTTCACCA
This genomic stretch from Pan paniscus chromosome 7, NHGRI_mPanPan1-v2.0_pri, whole genome shotgun sequence harbors:
- the CLXN gene encoding calaxin isoform X2, which encodes MNRKKLQKLTDTLTKNCKHLFRGFDKDNDGCVNVLEWIHGLSLFLRGSLEEKMKYCFEVFDLNGDGFISKEEMFHMLKNSLLKQPSEEDPDEGIKDLVEITLKKMDHDHDGKLSFADYELAVREDTLLLEAFGPCLPDPKSQMEFEAQVFKDPNEFNDM